In Monodelphis domestica isolate mMonDom1 chromosome 3, mMonDom1.pri, whole genome shotgun sequence, the following proteins share a genomic window:
- the RNF185 gene encoding E3 ubiquitin-protein ligase RNF185 gives MASKGPTASTSPESSSTGGTSGSSNGPGDNGNQDSTFECNICLDTAKDAVISLCGHLFCWPCLHQWLETRPNRQVCPVCKAGISRDKVIPLYGRGSTGQQDPREKTPPRPQGQRPEPENRGGFQGFGFGDGGFQMSFGIGAFPFGIFATAFNINDGRPPPAVPGTPQYVDEQFLSRLFLFVALVIMFWLLIA, from the exons ATGGCCAGCAAAGGCCCCACCGCCTCCACATCTCCTGAGAGCTCCAGCACAGGGGGCACAAGTGGCAGCAGTAATGGCCCTGGAGATAATGGCAATCAGGACAGCACTTTTGAATGCAACATCTGCTTGGACACAGCCAAGGATGCTGTCATCAGCCTATGTGGCCACCTCTTCTG TTGGCCCTGTTTACATCAG tggTTGGAAACCAGACCAAACAGACAGGTGTGTCCAGTGTGCAAAGCCGGGATCAGCCGAGATAAAGTAATCCCTCTGTATGGAAGGGGCAGCACTGGGCAGCAAGATCCCAG agagaAGACACCGCCCCGACCTCAGGGACAGAGGCCAGAGCCAGAGAACAGAGGG GGATTTCAAGGCTTTGGCTTTGGCGATGGCGGCTTCCAGATGTCTTTTGGAATTGGAGCCTTTCCTTTTGGGATCTTCGCCACAGCTTTTAACATAAACGATGGACGGCCTCCTCCAG CTGTTCCCGGGACTCCCCAGTATGTGGATGAACAGTTCCTGTCTCGGCTTTTCCTGTTTGTGGCTCTGGTGATCATGTTTTGGCTTTTGATCGCGTAA